A window from Variovorax sp. PBL-E5 encodes these proteins:
- a CDS encoding fumarylacetoacetate hydrolase family protein, whose protein sequence is MKLLSYRHGGTVHWGAAKGEGVVDLGRRLPDIASVLALLEGGEPALQRARAALADAAPDHALADVRLELPVPQPRKIFCIGVNYAHRNAEYKDGSDLPKYPSIFMRVPDSFVGHGGALLQPPESRQLDYEGEIGIVIGRGGRRIAREKASAHIAGLTCINEGTIRDWVHHAKFNVTQGKNFHASGAIGPWIATADEFPGGYAGLRVRTRVNGEPRQDDTTAHLMFDFAYLISYLSTFTTLEPGDVIATGTPIGAGIRFDPPKYLQPGDVVEVEVTGVGVLRNVVEAEGRPA, encoded by the coding sequence ATGAAACTTCTCAGCTATCGCCATGGCGGCACGGTCCATTGGGGTGCGGCCAAAGGCGAGGGCGTGGTCGACCTGGGCCGGCGCCTGCCGGACATCGCCTCTGTCCTCGCGCTGCTCGAGGGCGGCGAGCCGGCATTGCAACGCGCCCGCGCCGCGCTCGCCGACGCCGCGCCCGACCATGCGCTCGCCGATGTGCGCCTCGAACTGCCGGTGCCCCAGCCGCGCAAGATCTTCTGCATCGGCGTCAACTACGCGCACCGCAATGCCGAGTACAAGGACGGCAGCGACCTGCCCAAGTACCCGAGCATCTTCATGCGCGTGCCCGACTCCTTCGTCGGCCACGGCGGCGCGCTGCTGCAGCCGCCGGAATCGCGGCAGCTCGACTACGAAGGCGAGATCGGCATCGTGATCGGCCGCGGCGGGCGGCGCATCGCGCGGGAGAAGGCCAGCGCGCACATCGCCGGGCTGACCTGCATCAACGAAGGCACCATTCGCGACTGGGTGCATCACGCCAAGTTCAACGTCACCCAGGGCAAGAACTTCCACGCGTCGGGCGCCATCGGTCCGTGGATCGCGACGGCCGACGAGTTTCCCGGGGGCTATGCCGGCCTGCGCGTGCGCACGCGCGTCAACGGCGAGCCCCGGCAGGACGACACCACGGCGCACCTGATGTTCGACTTCGCGTATTTGATCTCGTACCTGTCGACCTTCACGACGCTGGAGCCCGGCGACGTGATCGCGACCGGCACGCCGATCGGCGCGGGCATCCGTTTCGACCCGCCGAAGTACCTGCAGCCGGGCGACGTGGTCGAAGTCGAGGTGACGGGCGTCGGCGTGCTGCGCAACGTCGTCGAAGCCGAAGGGCGGCC
- a CDS encoding amidohydrolase family protein: MPDYLPFDPRPRAPVPLPPPLSCDSQFHVFGPREVYPVRPDAAYEMPSATWQVAQKLHATLGIQRGVIVQATTYGADHTVVLDALAGLNADGPRRYLACANAAVLTERDDAYLHKLHDAGVRGARFTRGGLGISFSPAEQARAFARAKELGWYVKVQPEPGGMAAQLDAFEALDVPVLLDHMGRADPARGEADPSLVRILELFQRGNFWVMLSLSEKISKTGAPWNDVVPLAQRLIEAAPERCVWGSDWPHPVSVKQPPNEGELLELLYRFAPDAGTRRKILVDNPARFFGFESA, encoded by the coding sequence ATGCCCGACTACCTTCCTTTCGATCCGCGGCCGCGCGCACCCGTGCCGCTGCCGCCGCCGCTGTCCTGCGACAGCCAGTTCCATGTGTTCGGTCCGCGCGAGGTCTACCCGGTGCGGCCCGACGCCGCCTACGAGATGCCGAGCGCCACCTGGCAGGTCGCGCAGAAGCTGCATGCGACGCTCGGCATCCAGCGCGGCGTGATCGTGCAGGCGACCACGTACGGCGCCGACCACACGGTGGTGCTCGATGCGCTCGCGGGCCTGAACGCCGATGGCCCGCGGCGCTACCTCGCCTGTGCCAACGCGGCCGTGCTGACCGAGCGCGACGATGCTTACCTGCACAAGCTGCACGACGCCGGCGTGCGCGGCGCGCGCTTCACGCGCGGCGGCCTGGGCATCAGCTTCTCGCCGGCCGAGCAGGCGCGTGCCTTCGCCCGCGCGAAGGAGCTGGGCTGGTACGTCAAGGTGCAGCCGGAGCCCGGCGGCATGGCCGCGCAGCTCGACGCCTTCGAGGCGCTCGACGTGCCGGTGCTGCTCGACCACATGGGCCGGGCCGATCCTGCGCGGGGCGAGGCCGACCCGAGCCTGGTCCGCATCCTCGAGCTGTTCCAGCGCGGCAACTTCTGGGTGATGCTGTCGCTGTCCGAGAAGATCTCGAAGACCGGCGCGCCCTGGAACGACGTCGTGCCGCTCGCACAGCGGCTGATCGAGGCGGCGCCCGAGCGCTGCGTGTGGGGCAGCGACTGGCCGCATCCCGTCTCGGTCAAGCAGCCGCCCAACGAAGGCGAACTGCTCGAACTGCTGTACCGCTTCGCGCCCGACGCCGGCACGCGCCGCAAGATCCTGGTCGACAACCCCGCCCGCTTTTTTGGATTCGAGTCCGCATGA